A single Caretta caretta isolate rCarCar2 chromosome 2, rCarCar1.hap1, whole genome shotgun sequence DNA region contains:
- the MRPL53 gene encoding large ribosomal subunit protein mL53, which produces MAVPKAAVALRHVKSVVVRFCPFQTNVETTRIFLERVNSKKARASNINCVVTTDVRHDGSEPVVDIMFADGDRLIMKGANLTAAEMLSAFNSRCIAKDLKAEEKTKKKSA; this is translated from the exons ATGGCGGTGCCCAAGGCCGCGGTGGCGCTGCGGCACGTGAAGAGCGTCGTGGTCCGGTTCTGCCCTTTCCAGACCAACGTGGAAACCACACG AATATTTCTTGAACGTGTAAACAGTAAAAAAGCTCGTGCCTCCAATATCAACTGTGTAGTGACAACAGATGTAAGGCACGATGGATCTGAACCAGTTGTAGACATCATGTTTG CTGATGGAGACAGATTGATAATGAAAGGAGCCAACTTGACAGCAGCAGAAATGTTATCAGCTTTCAACTCCAGATGCATAGCAAAAGACCTTAAGGCAGAAGAGAAAACTAAGAAAAAGAGTGCTTGA